The following DNA comes from Verrucomicrobiota bacterium.
ACGATCTCGCCGCAGTCTGCTTCGACGGACCTGACGCCGAACTCACCAAGACCGGGCACGCGCAACCCGGGATTTTTCTCACCAGTTGGGTCGCGTTTGAGTTGCTGCGCGAGCGGGTTCCCGGACTTGAGTTTGGCGCCACGGCGGGACTTTCGCTCGGCGAATTCACGGCGCTTGCAGCGGCCGGAGTGATGCGGTTCGAGGAGGGTCTCCGCGTCGTTCGACAGCGCGGACAGTTCATGCAACAGGCGTGCGAAGCCACGCGCGGAGGCATGGCGGCCATCATCGGGCTCGACGAAGCGCCCACCCGCGAGGTGTGCGCCGGGGCCGGCGTGGAGCTTGCGAACCTGAACTGTCCCGGACAACTCGTGATCTCCGGGGACGTTGCCGGCATCGCGAAGGCGTGTGAACTCGCGAAGGCCCGCGGTGCCCGTCGTGCGCTGCCCTTGCCCGTCGCCGGCGCCTACCATTCGCGACTCATGGCAGTCGCACAGCCGAAGCTCGCCGCCGCGCTCGGCGACATCTCACTCGCCACTCCGCGCGTCCCCGTCATCTCCAATGTCACCGCGCGACCGCACTCGACGACGGGCGAAATCCAGCGCCTCCTTGTCGAGCAAGTCACCGCGAGCGTCCGTTGGGAGGAGTCCATGCGCTTCCTGCTGGCGCAGGGATTCACGCGCTTCATCGAACTGGGTCCCGGCACGACGCTCGCCGGATTCATGAAGCGCATCGACAAGTCGGCGCAAGTCTTGAACGTCGAGAACGCCGCAAGCCTCGACGCCACGGCCAAGGCGATCTTGGCGTGAGTGTCCGCACGCCCCGAAGTGGCACGCCTCGACCCGGGCGGAGCCGCGATGAGTTGACAACCCGCTGCCATCCGCGCTCAACTCCACCCCGCCATGGCCCAGTTGGCATCCCAAATCGCAGTCGTCACCGGCGCCGGACGCGGCATCGGGCGCGCCATCGCGCTCAAGTTCGCCTCGCAGGGTGCCGATGTCGTCTGCGTCTCGCGCACACCGGAGAACTCCGCGAAGGTCGCCGCGGAAGTCCGCGCGCTCAACCGGCGCGCCTGGGCGCATGCGGTGGATGTCTCGGATTCCGCCGCCGTCGCAGCCGCGGCCGAGGCGATTCTCAAGGACTGCGGCCGTGTGGACATTCTCGTGAACAACGCTGGCGTCACGCGCGACGGGCTGCTCATGCGCATGAGCGACGCGGATTGGGACACCGTGCTCGACACGAATCTGAAGGGCGCGTTCCTGTTCACGAAGGCTTTCACGCGCGCATTCCTCAAGCAGCGGTCAGGCCGCATCCTCAACGTCGCGTCGGTCATCGGGCTCATCGGCAACGCGGGCCAGTGCAATTACGCCGCAAGCAAGGCGGCGCTCATCGGCTTCACCAAGTCCGCCGCGAAGGAACTCGCCTCGCGCGGCATCACCGTCAACGCGCTCGCGCCCGGCTTTATCGAGACCGACATGACCGCGGTCATCAAGGACGACATGAAGTCGGAACTGCTCCGGCAGATTCCGCTCGGCGCGCTCGGGCAGCCGGAGGACATCGCAAACGCCGCGTTGTTCCTCGCGTCGCCGGCCGCGCGTTACATCACCGGACAGGTGCTCACCGTGGATGGCGGGATGGTGATGTGAGCGGCTTGCCCCGAGATTGCAGAGACAATTTTCGCCGCCGACTTGGCAGTTGACGGCGTTTCAAAAAAGGTGTTTTTCGGGGCTTGACGCTTCCAAGAGCAACGCATAGACAACCACCCAAAATTATGGCCGCAGAAAAAACCATCGAGCAGCGCGTCAAAGCGATCATCGTCGAGAACCTCAGCGTGAAGGAGGACCAGGTTACATCCGACGCGAAATTCATTGAGGACCTCGGCGCCGACTCGCTCGACACGGTCGAGTTGGTCATGGCGCTCGAGGAGGAGTTTGGCATCGAGGTGCCGGACGAGGACGCCGAGAAGCTCCAAAGCGTGGGCGACGTCATCAAATACATCGAGGACAAGCAGGCCAAGTAGGCCGCGCGCACTTTCACGGGGCAGCCCGGCTGTGGCCAGCACGAGCTGCCCCGCTTTCTTTATGGCGAACTCCTCCGAACGCAGGGTCGTGGTCACGGGCATGGGCGTGGTCTCTTCGCTGGGTCACGACGTCGGGACGTTCTGGAAGAACATCCTCGCCGGGCAATGCGGCATTGACCGCATCACGCTCTTCGACATTTCAGCCTACGAC
Coding sequences within:
- the fabD gene encoding ACP S-malonyltransferase codes for the protein MIKTALLFAGQGAQAVGMGREFAAQFPAARTLFDQANAALGYDLAAVCFDGPDAELTKTGHAQPGIFLTSWVAFELLRERVPGLEFGATAGLSLGEFTALAAAGVMRFEEGLRVVRQRGQFMQQACEATRGGMAAIIGLDEAPTREVCAGAGVELANLNCPGQLVISGDVAGIAKACELAKARGARRALPLPVAGAYHSRLMAVAQPKLAAALGDISLATPRVPVISNVTARPHSTTGEIQRLLVEQVTASVRWEESMRFLLAQGFTRFIELGPGTTLAGFMKRIDKSAQVLNVENAASLDATAKAILA
- the fabG gene encoding 3-oxoacyl-[acyl-carrier-protein] reductase, yielding MAQLASQIAVVTGAGRGIGRAIALKFASQGADVVCVSRTPENSAKVAAEVRALNRRAWAHAVDVSDSAAVAAAAEAILKDCGRVDILVNNAGVTRDGLLMRMSDADWDTVLDTNLKGAFLFTKAFTRAFLKQRSGRILNVASVIGLIGNAGQCNYAASKAALIGFTKSAAKELASRGITVNALAPGFIETDMTAVIKDDMKSELLRQIPLGALGQPEDIANAALFLASPAARYITGQVLTVDGGMVM
- the acpP gene encoding acyl carrier protein — its product is MAAEKTIEQRVKAIIVENLSVKEDQVTSDAKFIEDLGADSLDTVELVMALEEEFGIEVPDEDAEKLQSVGDVIKYIEDKQAK